In Flavobacterium praedii, the DNA window TGCATTAAGATTCTCAATCAGAGCACCATGCCCACCAGGTCTAAAAACCAACATCCCTTTTTCATTGCGAAAAGGTTTATTTTTAGCATCTACAGCAATGGTATCCGTTTCCATTTTTTGATACGAATAACTTACCTCTATGTTGGTATTTGATTTTGCTTCAATTTTACCCTTTTCCTTTTTAATAATATCCTCAAATTGTGTTTGATGGTTTTCAGTAACTGTTAGATGCAAATTGGACTGATTATTCGATGCGGCGTAAAAAGCACATTCATACAGATGCTCTTCAATTGGAGTTGCTACATGAGTTTCGTATTTGTGAAACGGTAGAATTCCTTTTGGTTTATTAGCAAAATCAAAATATTTTGGTGACAAAAGCATCTTTATGAAATAATAGTTTTTATAATCTCTTTCCAATGCATTAAAATCAGGATAAATCTCCTTTAATTTTAAGTCTACGGCTTCAAAAAAGGAGAACTTATCCATCCCAACAATAAAAAGTGACAATTCAGTATCTTTTTTTCTATTGATATAAGCATTTATAGTTTCATTTCCGAAATCAAATTCATTCAAAAAAGTACTTAAAAACTTAAACATTCTGGATGCTGCCCCTGATGCAGGAACAAATTTCTTTATTTTAAAAGTATTTTTATTAGCATCAAAAAGATTTGCTTTTTGCTCAAATTCAGCTTCTGATAATTTTAGAATTCCATTATTTATAGTCGCAGGTTGAACCAAAATACTTTTTAGTATACCCTCATTAAATATAGCCAATTGATTTTTAATATTTTCCAATGAAATCCCATGCTCATAAATTTGCAAATAATCCAAAGATGTGAAACCCATTTGCAAAGCTAGAGTCAATTCTTCGATGATGGCAACTGCTTTTTTCAAACGAATTTCCTTATTGCCTGAAATGGTAATAAATGGTTTTTTATTATCAATTAAGGATTGTTTAAAAACTTCAAATACAGTTTCCCTACCCTCTGGACTGTCTCTTAGCCCATCATCTTCCCATGGCACATCAATATCAGTTAGAAAAAACAAATCATATTGATGAGCACGAGCTGCTTTATCCAATAAAGAATCACAATAATCATAATACAATTCAGAAAAAACCTTGGTTACCAATAAATTTGTATCGCAAAAAAGGTATTTATTGGCTATTAATGCGCTTTCATTTTCCAATTTAGTTTGGCCATAAGCAATGGGTAACATATCATCAATATCACAAATACCACGACCACTATCTAATTTTTCTTGTAGATAATCGCGAGCGAATTCGGGAACCCAAACCGTCTTGTAATATTCGGCGAGCTGTGTCGCCAAAGTAGTTTTACCAGTAGATTCTGGACCAAAAATGGCAACTTTTATAATTGGTGTAGCTCCTGATTTTGCGAGCTGTTCAAGATTTTCTTCCATTCTAAATAGCCATAAACGGCAATAATTGTAAATACTATATATTGAAAACTTGTAAAGGTATATCCTTTTGCAAAATAAAGCGGTATCGAAAGTAAATCTCCTACAATCCAAAAAATCCAATTTTCGATTTTTCTTTTGGCCATCAACCACATACCTACGAAAAATAGTGCTGTTAAAAGTGTATCTACATAGGAATACCAAGTAGTAAATTTATTAAAATAAAGATAAACCAAAATAACAAAAATAAGAGTTGCCACAAAAATGAATATTCCAATGATTTTCTCTTTACTAGTCATTAGTGAAATCGGAAATTCAGCAACATCTCCTTTTTTTCGAGTCCAGTGATACCAGCCATAAATACTCATTACAAAGTAATAAACATTGATCATGGAATCCCCCAACAAGCTCCACTGCCAAAGCAAATAAGCATAAATAAAAGTGCTAACTAATCCCGTAGGAAAAACCCAAATACTATCTTTTTTGGCACACCAAACACTCCAAAGCCCAAAAAAAACAGCTATAAGTTCCAAGTACACTTCATGAACAGGGTACTCTTTATATTGAGAAAAAAAATAATCGAACATTTATTTTTAAAGTTTAGGAATTTAATTACTGTGATTAAAAAAATCAGGATCATTTTCAAAAGCGGTTCCAATTACTACCAAATCGGCTCCAGCTTCATAAGCATTTTGAATCCCTTGCAAATCTATAATTCCGCCGCCTACAATTAGTGGAATTTCGATATTATTTGAAACTTTTTTTATCATTTCAATAGGGATAGCCTGTTTGGCACCACTACCCGCTTCGAGATAAATAAGTTTATGACCTAACATTTCCCCAGCTTGAGCGGTATGCATCACATAATCACTATTATTTCTATCTAATGGCTTGGTGTTACTAACTCTAGCAACAGCTGTTTCATCACCGCTTTCGATTAATAAATAACCAGTAGAAATAATTTCGAGTTGGGTTTTCTTTAAGATTGGAACCGCATTTATTTGATGGGTTATCAAATAATCCGAATTCCGGCCAGATATTAGGGAAAGAAACAAAATCGCGTCAGCATTGGCTGAAATTTGAGATGGATTTCCAGGGAAAAGTACAATTGGTAAAGCATCCTGCCCTATTAAGGTGGAATTTTGACGAATTGTCAGAATCAACTCGTCTAATATGTTATTTTGAACTTGACTTCCTCCAATAAAAATATGCGTTGCTGGCGATTGATAGATTTTTTGGATTAAATAATCCATTTTATTCAAGTCAATTTTATCGGGATCAAGTAGAATGGCGAGTAACTTACGGTTTTCGGTCTTAGCCTGAAGAATGGCATTATAAATATTGGTCATAGGCAATTACACAGAGATTCGCAAAGAGAAAGCAAAGCTACGCAAAGTTTTAAAATTATTTTTCTATTATTCAAAAGCGTACACAAGAGTGAAATTTTGCTTAATTCCTTTTTCATCATAAGAATCAAATTCCTCAAAACAAACCTTAAAATCTCTGATTATAGCATCAAAGTGAAGTTCTGCTTTGGCTTGCGTATCATTCATTTCAAAAGCATCGACTTTAATATGATCTTTGAAACTGATTCCTTTTTCGTTTCTGATTTTAAAAATCGCTTCTTTGGCGCCCCAAATCACGGTCAGTTTTCGAATATATTCCTCTTTTTGATCAGGATTCAAAAAAGAAAACTCCGTATCAGCAAATTTATCAGCGATGCGGATGATTTTCTCCCGTTGCAATTCAATGTCGATTCCAACGACTGCATCACTTAAAATAATAGCCGAAAATTGATGGGAATGCGTAATAGAAATGTGTTTGCCATCATGCAAATGTGGTTTTCCAAATTCATCATAATACAAATCAAAATCCGTATAATCTGCAACTTGAAATAATTTACGAACACTCAAGAAAGCGCGTTGGTGTATTTCGGATTTCATATTGTTCAAACGTTTCAGGTTGCTGTCATTGAGAACAACTGCTTCAAAAAGTTCTTGATACGATTCGGTTATTTCCCAAACGAGGATTTGGGTTGAGGAGTTTAATATAATGGTTTTGTATAATGGCATTATTGAAATATGAGTTTCGAATGATGAATTATGAATTATTAGCTCATAAACGTTGTCTGTATTTTTAGAGCCCCGATAGCAGTGGAAATCCTTTTTTGAGCCGATTTTTCTTCGGCTTAAAAAAGATTGTAACGAATAGCGGGATTAGCTCCTAAAAAATATTTATCTAATGTTCAAAAGATTAAGACATTAAACAAATCACAAATCTCGTATAAATTAGTTTATTTCTAAACTTATTGCCTAAATTTGCAAAAAATTTTACAATACAAATATACTATAAATGAGTACAACGACTATGCCTTTTGTGGCTTTCAAAGTAAAAGACATTTCTCTAGCAGCCTGGGGAAGAAAAGAAATTGAACTAGCTGAAGCTGAAATGCCAGGTTTAATGGCACTTCGTGCAGAATATAAAGACGAACAACCACTTAAAGGTGCTCGTATTGCTGGATGTTTGCACATGACGATTCAAACTGCTGTTTTGATCGAAACATTGATTGCTCTTGGTGCTGAAGTGACTTGGAGTTCTTGTAACATTTTCTCTACTCAAGATCAAGCTGCTGCTGCTATTGCTGCTGCTGGAATTCAAGTGTATGCTTGGAAAGGTTTGAATGAAGTAGATTTTGACTGGTGTATTGAGCAAACATTATTCTTTGGTGAAGACAGAAAACCATTGAACATGATTCTTGATGACGGTGGAGATTTGACTAATATGGTTATTGATCGTTACCCAGAATTGGTTGCTGGAATCAAAGGATTGTCTGAAGAAACTACAACAGGAGTTCATAGATTGTACGAAAGAGTAAAAGCTGGAACATTACCAATGCCTGCTATCAATGTAAATGACTCGGTTACTAAATCAAAATTCGACAACAAATACGGATGTAAAGAATCTGCTGTTGACGCGGTTCGTCGTGCTACTGATATTATGTTGGCTGGAAAAAGAGTAATCGTTTGTGGATATGGTGATGTTGGAAAAGGAACTGCAGCTTCTTTTAGAGGTGCAGGATCTATTGTAACGGTTACCGAAATTGATCCAATTTGTGCTTTGCAAGCTGCAATGGACGGTTTTGAAGTTAAAAAATTAGATACGGTTGTTGCTAATGCTGATATCATCATCACTACAACTGGAAATAAAGATATCGTTTTGGGTTCTCATTTCGAAAAAATGAAAGACAAAACAATTGTTTGTAACATCGGACACTTTGATAACGAAATTGACATGGCTTGGTTGAACAAAAACCACGGTGCTTCAAAAATCGAAATCAAACCACAAGTTGATAAATACACTATCGCTGGAAAAGACATTATTATCTTGGCAGAAGGTCGTTTGGTTAACCTTGGTTGCGCTACAGGTCACCCAAGTTTTGTAATGAGTAACTCGTTTACCAACCAAACTTTGGCTCAAATCGAATTATGGAAAAATAGTGCTGCTTACAATAATGAAGTGTATATGTTACCAAAACATTTGGATGAAAAAGTAGCGATGTTGCACTTAGCTAAATTAGGCGTTGAATTGGAAACTTTACGTGATGATCAAGCAGCTTACATTGGAGTTGAAGTTGAAGGTCCATTCAAACCAGAATATTACAGATACTAGTAATTTTTTTAGTTTGAAAATTTCAGTTCCGACAACTATCGGAATTCGATTTCTTCTAATATTCTAATATATAGATCAAGCCCGACAGATTTTAAAATCTGTCGGGCTTTCTTTTTTAATTTAAAATTTTACAATTAAAAAATACTGACATTAATAAAAACAATCAGCTCTCCCTTATACTTTTTTCATACTTAACCCACAACATCAAAGCTTATAGTCTATTAAAGATTAGTTTTTTTTCTAAATAACAGAAATTAAATTTAAACGCATTTTTTATTATTCAAAAAAAAAATCAATACCTTAGTGTCTATTATAAAATAAAAAAGACCGATTTACTCTTTAATTACCAACTCAAAACAAGATGCTTTGAAAAGAAAATCCCCCCTCTTCCTTTTATTTGTTTTTTTGATAATCTCTCAAATTAATTTTGCTCAAGAGAAAAAACCCAAAGTCGTATTGGTTTTGAGTGGTGGAGGAGCAAAAGGTATTGCACATATACCTCTTTTACAAACCTTAGACTCCTTACACATTGTTCCCGACCTTATAGTTGGAAACAGTATGGGAAGTGTTATTGGAGGCTTGTATGCTATGGGATATTCTGGTGACAGTATTGCAAATATTACCAAAAACATAGATTGGGACAAATTACTAGGAGGAGGAATGTCTTTAAAAAGTGTTAGCGTTGAAGAAAAAAGTGAGTTTCAACGCTATTTAGTCGGTATAGGAATAAAAGATGGAAAACCAAATAGTGTTAGTTCTATATTAAACGACCAAAATTTAAGAGAATATCTTTCTGAGTTAACCTTCCCTGTATACAATATTAAAGATTTCGACAATTTAGCAATCCCTTTTAGAGCAATGGCTACCGATTTAGTATATGGTAAAGAAATTGTTCTAAACAAAGGAAGCTTAGCCTATGCCATGCGCGCAAGCATGTCTTTACCCGCGGTATTCAAACCCATGCCTTACGATGAAACAATCTTGGTAGACGGCGGTGTAATGAATAATTTTCCGACTGATGTTGCCAAACAAATGGGAGCTGATATCATAATTGGTAGTGATGTTGGTGGCGGAATGGAACCCAAAGACAAACTGGACAGTTTTCTAACTGTATTAATGCAAACGAGTATGTTTCCTAGTAACATCAAAGATCCAGAAAATCGAAAACTCTGTAACATCTTAATAGACCACATGCCGAATTTGCGCTTTTCTACAGCAGATTTTGCAAAAAGCAATGAAATCTACAAAGATGGTAAGATAGCCACAAACCTTAATCTAAATGCATTAGTTACTTTATCCGAAAAATTAAAAGGATACAAACAACGAACACATGAATTACCAAAAGTCTCGAACGAATTTATCATCGATACCATTGTGTATAAAAATATTAGCAAGGAAAACATTCCACTTGTAATAGCGAGAACAAACATTAAAACACATACAAAATATACAACCAAAGATTTGATTGAAGGCATCAATAGAGCCATGGGTACCAATCTTTTCACTCAAATCACCTATAGCTACTTTTTAAAAAATGGAGACAAACTTGGGCTTCTATTAAATGGTTTTGAATATGCAAAAAATCAAATCAATGCATCACTTCATTTTGACACCTATAGAGGCGTTGGTTTAATTCTTAATTACACAGCAAGAAACGTTTTAGCAGAATCATCTCGGTTAATTATTACTGGAGACATTGCCGAACAACCAAAAGTTAGAATTGATTTTCAGAAAAATTTTGGGAAAAAGAAAGACTGGTGGTGGGGATCCGAACTGTATGGTGCTTTTCTAAATCAAGAAATTTTTATTGATGGAAAATCTGCAGACAATATGAAATACAATACATTCGAATTCAACAATGAAGCAAATCTGAATCTAAATTCTCTTAAAAGCTATGTTGGTTTTGGATTAAACTACTTGTATACTGAGGTAAAACCTAAAAATGACCCAAAATTAAATCCGAATATACTTTCCTTAAATAATTATAACTATGAAAACATTGAGATAAATGCTCATTATTCTTATAATGATATGGACAAAGTTTTTTTTGCTACTAATGGCACTATTCTAAAAGCAAACATAAACCATTCCCTTTTAAGCAATGCTAGCATTAATTTCACTGATCCCAATTATATAGATCCTTCAGGACCTACAAATGGATATACGAAAATGGGTTTTACATTTGAGAAAAGATTTAAACTAAAAAACAAAACAACTTACATAATGGGGTTTGACTCCAACTTTATTTTCCAAGATGATCTCAAAGAGAATGAAATTTCTTTCTCAGATTATGGCTATGCAGCAAAAAATTTCCTTGGGGGAATTATACCTTGTTCTGGAAGCAATCGCTATGCGTTACCTGGATTATATGAAGATGAACTGAGTGTAACTCAATTTATGGGAGTTCGCTTGGGAGTACAATTTAATCCGACTGGCAAAATCTATCTTACTCCTCATTTTAACATTGCTTCTGTTGGGTTTGATAATTTTAACGATTATATAGGCAATGCATTTTTCCCAAAAGGGAATTGGGATTATAACAAAGAAACTAGCTTTTTAATGTCAGGAGGAGGCACAATATCATATCAATCCATTTTAGGTCCAATTCACTTTGATACTTCATGGATTAGCAATATCGACAAAGTAAGATTGTTTTTTAGCGTTGGTTTTTCATTTAATACATCAAATTAAGCCAGATAATCTTAATAAAAACAGCTCCAATTACAATAATAAAAATTTATACCAGGTCTAACAAAAAAACCCGCTTCTTTCGAAACGGGTTTTGCAATGCTATTAAATCTTTATGATTATGCTTCAAATGGAAGTATAGAAACATAAGATTTATTATCTTTTTTCTTTTGGAAGGCAACAACACCATCAACTCTTGCATGTAAAGTATGATCTTTACTAATGTAAACGTTTTCACCTGGATTATGTTTTGAACCTCTTTGTCTTACGATGATGTTCCCAGCAATAGCAGCTTGACCACCAAAAATCTTAACGCCTAAACGTTTTGATTCTGATTCTCTACCATTCTTCGAACTACCGACACCTTTCTTGTGAGCCATGACGTATTAGTTTATTTTGTTATTATTCTTGTGTATCTTCTTTTTTAGCTTTAGGAGCTTTTTTTACTTTAGGAGCTACTGCTTCTTCTGTAGTTGCTTCAACAGCTGCTTTTTTTGGAGCTGCTTTTTTAGCTGATCCACCTGCAGTAATACCTTCAATTACAATTTGAGTAAGATATTGTCTGTGACCGTTTCTCTTTTTGTACCCTTTTCTTCTTTTCTTTTTGAAAACGATAACTTTATCTCCTTTTAAGTGTTGTAACACTTTAGCTTCTACTGAAGCACCTTCTATAGCTGGGGCGCCTATTGTGATTGAACCGTTATCGTCAACTAAATAAACTTTGTCAAAAGAAACTTTTGAACCTTCTTCATTTGCTAAACGGTGAACGTAAACCTTTAGGTCTTTGCTAACTTTAAACTGTTGCCCTGCTATCTCTACGATTGCATACATACTGAATTGTTTTAATAATTTTTAAGGTTGCAAATATACAATTAAATATTTACCCTGCAATCCTTTAATAAAAAAATATTACTAGTATGATTTAAAGCAACTTTATGCCTCTTTTGATCGAAATTAATCTCGATTCAGTAAAATAATGTTAATTCTTTATTAAAGTAGAATAACCTTACTTTTGTAGCACAAAAAAAAGTAATTTTGATGTAACTAAAATCTATTAAAACTACTAATAGAGAATAAAATTATTAATCTTTATGAAAAAATCAATAATGATGTTAAGTGCTGCATTAATGTTAGGCGGAGTTGCTTCGGCTCAAAAAGTAGCTTTCGAAGAATACGATTTAGATAATGGGCTACATGTTATATTACACCACGACGCATCTGCACCAGTCGTAATCACATCTGTAATGTACCATGTAGGCGCCAAGGACGAAAACCCAGACCGAACTGGCTTTGCTCATTTTTTTGAGCACTTACTGTTCGAAGGAACACAAAATATTAAAAGAGGGGAATGGTTTAAGATTGTAACTTCGAATGGAGGAACCAACAATGCCAATACCACAGACGATAGAACTTATTATTATGAAATATTCCCATCCAATAATTTAGAATTAGGCCTTTGGATGGAATCCGAAAGATTAATGCATCCGATCATTAACAAGATTGGAGTAGACACTCAAAATGAAGTTGTAAAAGAAGAAAAAAGAACAAGTTATGACAACCGCCCTTATGGAAACATCCTTTCGGCTGTTAAAGAAAATATGTTCAAAAACCACCCGTATCGCTGGACAACCATTGGCTCTATGAAAGATTTGGATGCCGCAACACTAGAAGAGTTTCAAGCTTTCAACAAAAAATTCTACTTACCCAACAACGCCGTTTTGGTAGTTGCAGGTGATTTTGAGAAAAAACAAGCCAAAGAATGGGTTCAAAAATATTTTGGCCCAATTGCTAAAGGCGAAGTAATTCCTAAGAAAACATTCTTAGAAGAACCAATTACACAAACCATAAAAGCTACTTACGAAGATCCAAACATTCAAATCCCAATGTTGGTGGCCAGTTACCGAACTCCTTCTATGAAAAGCAGAGATGCTCGAGTATTAGACTTAATTTCTTCCTACTTAAGCGATGGAAAAAGCTCTAAATTATACAAAAAAGTAGTAGATGAGAAAAAAATGGCCTTGCAAATTGGCGCAGTTGGTTTTAGTCAAGAAGATTATGGTATGTATATATTGTATGGCTTGCCAATGGGAAATTTTACCACTACGGACATTCTAAAAGAAATTGATGAAGAGATCGTAAAAATTCAAACCGATTTGATTTCTGAAAACGATTATCAAAAACTACAAAACAAGTTTGACAATAATTTTGTCAATACCAATTCAACGATCGAAGGTATTGCCAACAATCTTGCCTCTTTTTACTTACTGTATAAAGACGTAAACTTAATCAATACAGAAATCGAACTGTATCATTCCATTACACGTGAAGAGATAAGAGCCGTTGCACAAAAATACCTAAATCCAAATCAGCGTTTACTTTTAGATTATATACCTGCCAAAGCAAAACCTCTTAACTAAGAAACCGATATCATGAAAAAAACAAGTATACTATTCATCCTTTTATTTCTAACAGGAATCATGCAAGCACAAGATCGCACGCAACCCAAACCAGGAAAATCACCAATTATAAATATCAAAAAACCACAGACCTTTGTTTTGGCCAATGGCATGAAAGTACTGGTTGTAGAAAATCATAAATTACCAAGAGTTTCCTTTAATTTAACTTTGGATAATACTCCTTTTACTGAAGGCAACAAAAAAGGCGTTGATGAATTGACCAGTAATCTAATTGGCAATGGTAGTAAAAAAACAAACAAAGTAGCTTTCAATGAAGAAATTGACTTTCTGGGGGCAGATATCAGTTTCAGTTCTCATGGCGCTACCGCAAACTCTCTTTCTAAATATGGCGGCAGAGTATTAGAGCTAATGGCAGAAGGCGCATTACACCCAAACTTCACTCAAGAAGAATTTGACAAAGAAAAAGCCAAATTAATCGAAGGAATGAAATCAGAAGAAAAAAGTGTTCCTGCAATTGCCAATCGTGTAGTTGATGCTTTAGCATACGGTAAAAACCATCCATCCGGAGAATTTATGACCGAAGCAACCTTAAACAATGTTACTCTTGCAGATGTTGAAGCAAATTACAAATCCTACTTTGTTCCTGAAAATGCATATTTAATAATCATTGGAGATGTAAAATACAATAATGTAAAAGTTGCTGTAGAAAAATTATTTGGTACATGGGAGAAAAAAAACACTCCAAAAACGACTTATGACACTCCGATAAACGTATCAAATTTACAAATCAATTTAGTTGATGTGCCTAATGCAGTACAGTCTGAAATCACATTGGTAAACACTGTAGATTTAAAAATGGGAGATCCTGACTTTTTCCCGGCAGTAATCGCGAACCAAATATTAGGAGGCGATTTCAACAGTTATCTGAACATGAATCTACGCGAAAAACATGCTTGGACATATGGAGCAAGATCAAATGTAGGAGCTGGAAAATACACTTCAAAATTCTTTGCCAAATCTGCTGTAAGAAATGCAGTAACAGATAGCGCCGTAGTAGAATTTGTCAAAGAAATCAAAAGAATCCGTATCGAAAAAGTAAGCGATGAAGTCCTAGCAACCGTAAAAGCTGGTTATATTGGTAGATTTGTTATGCAAGTTGAAAAACCTCAAACTGTAGCACGATATGCCTTAAACATCGAAACCGAAAAACTTCCCGCAGATTTTTACGAAAAATACATTCAAACCATTAACGCAGTAACTGCTGACGATGTATTGCGTGTGGCCAACAAATATTTCCTTATTGACAACATCCGAATTGTAATTGCTGGAAAAGGATCCGAGATTGCTTCAGGATTGGAAAAACTAAAAATTCCGATGTTTTATTTTGACAAATACGGAACGCCTCTTGAAAAACCAGTTTTGAAAAAAGAAATTCCGGTTGGAGTTACAGCCAAAACCGTTTTTGAAAATTACATCAAAGCTATTGGTGGAGAGAAAGCAGTTACCGCTGTAAAAACTATCGCAATGGTTGGATCTACTTCAATACCACAAGCCCCGATGCCATTAACGTATACTTCCAAAACAGATACCAAAGGAAATTCAATGATAGAAATCGCAATGGGAGCCATGAGTATGATGAAACAAGTAGTTAATCAAAAGGGAGCCTATGCAATGCAACAAGGACAACGCAAAGATTTCACAGGTGCCGAATTGGCCGAAATGAAAGCAGCAGCAACTCCATTTGAAGAAGTACTGTTGTTAAAAAATCCTGCTTTGACCATCGACCGTATTGAAACCATCAACGGAAACGATGCTTTTGCCATAAAAAACGGGAAAAGTACTTATTTCTATGACACCAAAACTGGTTTAAAACTAGCGGAGTCCAAAACAGTAGAACAAGCTGGTCAAACAATGACAGTAACTACCAATTTTGAAGATTACAAAGAAGTAAAAAATGTAAAAGTACCTTTCAATATCATCCAAAATGTAGGTATCGAACTAGACATCAAAATGTCTGAAATCACTATCAACGAAGGAGTAAAAGATACCGATTTTCAATAATCAAAATCTCACTTAAATTACTAAAGACTGTCTTAATCGGCAGTCTTTTTTTTTGTAAAAAATTGGGGTGTGCCACCATTAAGCAAAGGGGGCAACTTATCGGACCGCTTATTCGCCCCCTTTGCTTAATGCTGTCGGGCTATTGCCGTTACTTCGGTAACTTGGCGCTATCCCTCACACGGCTTTACGGTATTAAAGACCAATTTTAAACTATTTCTTAGCAGACAAATAAACCCCAATCAAAATCACAAAAGCACCAACACTCTGAACAGGAGTTAACATTTCATGATCCAACAACCCCCAAAAGAAAGCCACTACAGGAATTAAATACGTTACCGATGTCGCAAAAACAGGCGATGAAACTTGAATTAATTTAAAGAAAATCACATTGGCAATACCGGTTCCAACCACACCAAGCACAAGAATAAACAATAAAGAATGTTGTACTTTTTCTACCTGAACTACATCAAAAAAACCAGTGAAAAACAAAATTCCCAAAGCTGGGAAAAGCAATATCAAAAAATTTCCTGTTGTGATGCTCAAAGGCGTCAAATCCGACAAATACTTTTTAAGCAAATTGACATTTAAAGCATAACAAATCGATGCAATCAAAACCAAAATTGCATAATAATAATTTTGTTCCGGATGATTTACAGCACCATTAAAAACCAAAAGCATACTTCCCAAAAGTCCAATAACAACTCCCCAAATCTGACTCCTTCTAAAAGTTATCCCAAAAAAGGCTGCTCCCAAAATCAAGGTATTCAGCGGAGTCAATGAATTTAAAATCGCCGTAATAGAACTGTCAATCTGTGTTTCGGCAATCGCAAAAAGATAAGCAGGAACAAATGTACCAAACACAGAAGTCAACGCTATATATTTCCATTGATGATGCGGAATTTTAATCAAACTCTTAAATCCAATGAGCAGCAAAAAAAGGGCTGCAAAAATAATTCGCAAAGAACCCAACTGAAAAGCAGTTAATCCTACTAATCCTTTTTTGATCAATATAAAAGAGCTTCCCCAAATTAGGGCAAGTACAAACAAATAAACCCACTTCAACTGCTTTGTCATCATAAACACTATTTTGATGCAAAATTGTAATAATTTTAGAAACTTCCACTCCTTTTTTTATTAATTTTGCAATCAATTACAAGAAACTAAATCAATTAAA includes these proteins:
- a CDS encoding patatin-like phospholipase family protein gives rise to the protein MKRKSPLFLLFVFLIISQINFAQEKKPKVVLVLSGGGAKGIAHIPLLQTLDSLHIVPDLIVGNSMGSVIGGLYAMGYSGDSIANITKNIDWDKLLGGGMSLKSVSVEEKSEFQRYLVGIGIKDGKPNSVSSILNDQNLREYLSELTFPVYNIKDFDNLAIPFRAMATDLVYGKEIVLNKGSLAYAMRASMSLPAVFKPMPYDETILVDGGVMNNFPTDVAKQMGADIIIGSDVGGGMEPKDKLDSFLTVLMQTSMFPSNIKDPENRKLCNILIDHMPNLRFSTADFAKSNEIYKDGKIATNLNLNALVTLSEKLKGYKQRTHELPKVSNEFIIDTIVYKNISKENIPLVIARTNIKTHTKYTTKDLIEGINRAMGTNLFTQITYSYFLKNGDKLGLLLNGFEYAKNQINASLHFDTYRGVGLILNYTARNVLAESSRLIITGDIAEQPKVRIDFQKNFGKKKDWWWGSELYGAFLNQEIFIDGKSADNMKYNTFEFNNEANLNLNSLKSYVGFGLNYLYTEVKPKNDPKLNPNILSLNNYNYENIEINAHYSYNDMDKVFFATNGTILKANINHSLLSNASINFTDPNYIDPSGPTNGYTKMGFTFEKRFKLKNKTTYIMGFDSNFIFQDDLKENEISFSDYGYAAKNFLGGIIPCSGSNRYALPGLYEDELSVTQFMGVRLGVQFNPTGKIYLTPHFNIASVGFDNFNDYIGNAFFPKGNWDYNKETSFLMSGGGTISYQSILGPIHFDTSWISNIDKVRLFFSVGFSFNTSN
- the rpmA gene encoding 50S ribosomal protein L27, with protein sequence MAHKKGVGSSKNGRESESKRLGVKIFGGQAAIAGNIIVRQRGSKHNPGENVYISKDHTLHARVDGVVAFQKKKDNKSYVSILPFEA
- the rplU gene encoding 50S ribosomal protein L21 — its product is MYAIVEIAGQQFKVSKDLKVYVHRLANEEGSKVSFDKVYLVDDNGSITIGAPAIEGASVEAKVLQHLKGDKVIVFKKKRRKGYKKRNGHRQYLTQIVIEGITAGGSAKKAAPKKAAVEATTEEAVAPKVKKAPKAKKEDTQE
- a CDS encoding M16 family metallopeptidase translates to MKKSIMMLSAALMLGGVASAQKVAFEEYDLDNGLHVILHHDASAPVVITSVMYHVGAKDENPDRTGFAHFFEHLLFEGTQNIKRGEWFKIVTSNGGTNNANTTDDRTYYYEIFPSNNLELGLWMESERLMHPIINKIGVDTQNEVVKEEKRTSYDNRPYGNILSAVKENMFKNHPYRWTTIGSMKDLDAATLEEFQAFNKKFYLPNNAVLVVAGDFEKKQAKEWVQKYFGPIAKGEVIPKKTFLEEPITQTIKATYEDPNIQIPMLVASYRTPSMKSRDARVLDLISSYLSDGKSSKLYKKVVDEKKMALQIGAVGFSQEDYGMYILYGLPMGNFTTTDILKEIDEEIVKIQTDLISENDYQKLQNKFDNNFVNTNSTIEGIANNLASFYLLYKDVNLINTEIELYHSITREEIRAVAQKYLNPNQRLLLDYIPAKAKPLN
- a CDS encoding M16 family metallopeptidase, whose protein sequence is MKKTSILFILLFLTGIMQAQDRTQPKPGKSPIINIKKPQTFVLANGMKVLVVENHKLPRVSFNLTLDNTPFTEGNKKGVDELTSNLIGNGSKKTNKVAFNEEIDFLGADISFSSHGATANSLSKYGGRVLELMAEGALHPNFTQEEFDKEKAKLIEGMKSEEKSVPAIANRVVDALAYGKNHPSGEFMTEATLNNVTLADVEANYKSYFVPENAYLIIIGDVKYNNVKVAVEKLFGTWEKKNTPKTTYDTPINVSNLQINLVDVPNAVQSEITLVNTVDLKMGDPDFFPAVIANQILGGDFNSYLNMNLREKHAWTYGARSNVGAGKYTSKFFAKSAVRNAVTDSAVVEFVKEIKRIRIEKVSDEVLATVKAGYIGRFVMQVEKPQTVARYALNIETEKLPADFYEKYIQTINAVTADDVLRVANKYFLIDNIRIVIAGKGSEIASGLEKLKIPMFYFDKYGTPLEKPVLKKEIPVGVTAKTVFENYIKAIGGEKAVTAVKTIAMVGSTSIPQAPMPLTYTSKTDTKGNSMIEIAMGAMSMMKQVVNQKGAYAMQQGQRKDFTGAELAEMKAAATPFEEVLLLKNPALTIDRIETINGNDAFAIKNGKSTYFYDTKTGLKLAESKTVEQAGQTMTVTTNFEDYKEVKNVKVPFNIIQNVGIELDIKMSEITINEGVKDTDFQ